ataccaaatttaaatgtgtatgaggggggatataagggagtgatatgggattcttactAGCGGTGTTGTCTGACTCAGCTATTAGATTGTTTTGTatgatattttactttctttttaatatcttttttattattcattaaaaaactttttttcatagtaatcaatatgttcaagtgctgactgtggtgataaatgcacaactgtatgatgataccatgaagaACTGATGGTACATTGTgtataattatatggtttgtgaatataggtctataaaattgtatggaaaaatataaacaggaataaatgctggagaaaacatagagagaaggatgtatgtatttattgcCAATTAGGAGGTAGAAtgatatagcctttctggaggacagtggggtggttccacataaagctaagtatgtgggtgcaaTAAGgacctgcaacctcattagggagcatttacttggaggatctgagagcagggcatttgcacactgatgtttatagagagtatgcatgatttgcagtggatggaggtgacctaagagtacatagactgaggaacagaatggtgaactgttgtgtgtgcatacaatggaacattaagcaactgcaaggagtgaagctgtgagacatgcaatgaggtgaatggaacctgtggACTGCATTTTGactgaagtacgccagaaacgaaggcaaacactataatgcctcaccaatatggactaactacaatgagtaaactcagaattgaatcttagagcacagactaacagaggaatgattattgtaatggtccctagattgtaagctcttacagcggtcaaatctattcctgaattgtaactgctatttccaaactctgagatgctgatccctttgtgtataacctgattggtctctagaacattgggtatctgtgtgacacctgaaactcagagctaaaacttgacagatatgaatgtcagtattagaagatataactgtttaaaatgctgaaaaagagtccagacttcaaatagagatatgaatgaagccgatgtggttaggactagagccatttgggccaaagggtaaaggacaatactgattgcattttaaaacctcaaattccatgtgagaccaagggaagagatggttagttggtgcaagagttatatttcctaaacaatttaactcatacagtttgttcaaataccataatcacatggaacttttaataggaactGAGATCTGATAGGTTTGCATAGgctagtgtgaaatagcaacacatcccaaagtaatttgggcagagaataaaaatatatatgcagggtccccctgaggagcaggggggaaatgcagaggtgttgggctttctcacctggattgttgctaatgttctcacaaacattgagcactgacagtgtatcttccctaagaggaaggaggcgGGGCCCAGCTGTTGTGCTGggcttcccttcagaactcagaccccagggcctagggcaaaacaaccaaaacagaacaacaaaagCTGACAACTAAAGGGGCTATACCTCCTTACCCCAGTCAGGatcaacaggctgacaggcaccaccttctgggcaggttaggaaaagcacagcagctagaggcctcaaagaaaagtctgtcaatcttctaagatacaccctcatgGAAACTTAAAACTAAATATAACCCAATTCTGAGAACTCAACCcatcctggtctgggaaaatctgattgggttaaccaaggaaatgagatacctagacaacagaaaactacaaattacagtAGAAAAacagagatatggcccagtcaaaggaacaaactcccACCTCATTaaaatacagttgagatattgttttgctttaatgaaacaattaaagattttcaaagaaatatgctaaatcaattcaaaaaccaagtcaatgagttcagggaagatatggcaaaagagaagaaggatataaagaaaacactggccaaacataaggtagaagttgaaagtttaaaaacaacTACTGgaagaacatatgggaatgaaggcacaacacaagagatgaaaaatacaatggaaacatacaacagcagatttcaagaggcagaagaaaacactcaggaactggagaacaagacacctgaaatgctacacacaaaagaacagatagggaaaagaatggaaaaatatgagcaacagccagggaattgaatggcaacatgaagcacatgaatgtacgtatcattggtgtcccagaagaggagaagggaaaaggggcagaagcaataaaaaggaaataatcaataaaaatttcccatctcttatgaaagacataaaattacagatccaagaagcactgtgtaccccaaacagaacagatctgaatagacctacgccaagacacataataattagattatcaaacagcaaaggcaaagagagaatcctgaaagcagcaagagaaaagtgatccatcacatacaaaggaagcttgatacaactatgtgcagatttctcagtagaaaccatggaaggaagaaggaagtggtgtgatatatttaagatactgaaagagaaaaaccaccaaccaagaatcctatatctggtaaaactgtccttcaaatatgagagagagcttaacatattctctgacaaatagataatgagagagtttgtgaacaagatacctgccctacaggaaatactgaagggagcactacagactgataggaaaagacaggagtgagaggtttggaacacaatttcgggtgatggtagcacaacaatgtaagtgcactgaacaaagatgactgagaatggttgaaagaggaaggttaggagcacataggacaccagaaggaaagaggaaagacaaagactgggactgtataactcagtgaaatctagggtgctcaacaattgtgataaaatatataaatatgtttttacatgatggagaacaaatgaatgtcaaccttgcaaggtgttaaaaattgggtggaattggggaaaaaatacaatcaatgcaaactagagactctagttaacagaaacattgtattatgcttcctttaatgtaagaaaggcaatatactaaggctaaatgcctataagagggggacatgagGGAGGAGAATGGGACTTTTGCCATTGGTGATGTTATTTGACTCTTTATTcaactttagtttaatgctatctttccttttgttgctttttagctgtcatttttgtttttcttttgtctctctaccttctttgactctttctccttctttgtggaagaaatagagatgtccttatatagatagtggtgatggtgtgaatacataaatacgtgactataaagggaaccattgattgtttacttaggactgtATGGTAGGaatgtatggtaggtgaacaaaaccatcgtaaaaaaatgggttgaggaagaaaccttgagggcactatattgactgaaataagtaagacacataaggacaaatattacatggtctcaatgatatgaactaattataatatgtaaacccatagacatgaaatataagtttccaggatatacaatgaggctaaataatggggagcaattgcttattatgagcagaacgtttAGCTAGGTTGAACTtatgtgtttggaaatggacagaggtgatggtaccaggttattgtgagaataactaaaggtgctgaatggtgtgtgaatgtggtggaaagaggaagctcagagtcatgtatgtcaccagaaagaaagctggagattaaaatatgggaatgtataaaacagtgaatcttgtggtggacaatgtccgtgattaactgtaaaatattagaaatctctctcatgagctagaacaaatgtatgacactataactagaagctaataatagaggggtatatatagggaaaactatacctattgcaaactaagtactacagttagtagtattttaacattctttcatcaaaagtagcaaatgtactataccaatactattagtcaataatggagggatggtgtttaggggtatgggaggatttgaattttcttttttgtctttattcctattctggagtaatgaaagtgttctaaaaattgaaaaaaaaattaattgtggagatggatgcacagatgtatgatggtaccgtagGCAATTGATACtgcactttgggtctttggatgattgtatggtatgtgaacaatctcaataaaattgaattttaaaaaaatggattgaggtgataaaggcacaactatatgacaggaGTTGATTGTAaatcatggatgattgcatggtatgtgaatatatctcaacaaaacggaatttaaataaataaataaataaataaaatgattgaaCTACTGTGAAGAAAAAAGCTACTGTGCCAAAAGccatttttatcttaaaatgtcTTATCAAAATTTTCTTATTAATCATTAGTAGAAACTTGTGGCATCTTATTTCAATTCTTAATTAAGGCTACATCAGTGGTATTTGTGAAAAGCACTGGTGTAGAGCACACTGCATTTTCCAAAGAGTGCTTATGGCATTTGAAAAACtttaattatggaaaatttcaaacatatacaactGAAGTCAGTTCCAGTGATTATCAATATAGCACTGATTCATCCACACCAGTGTATCTCAGCAGCTGCTCACTTGACATTTAGGTCAGATAGTTCTTTGTTGTGGGACACTGTCCTGGGCATTGCAGGATGTtttgcagcatccctgacctATGCCCaattagatgccagtagcactcccTCCTTCCTATGTTGTGACAACAAAAAACATCTCCAGACTTTGtaaaatgtcccctgggggcaaaatTCCCCCTAGTTTACAACTGCTGAGTTATACCCTTGCCCACACCAAAGTATGTAATTTCTATTTCCTGACACTTGTGGACCCTGTTCCTCCAATCTACCTGCCCTTGTGAGTAGTGCCTTTTGGTATAAATCCCCATGAGCAAATGCACACTAACCAGGACATATATCAAATCAAATTCTCAACAACATAAAGCACAATCAAGAGAAGTACCTATGAACACAGATGAGTttaatttgttcatatttaatATTGCTTTCTGAAGTTGTTTCCAAAAGGAAGTTTGAGTTTTTAGTAACAAGGTCTAGCTTCCCGTGAGGAAATCTCCCTGGTTAGAATAGGGAAAGGGATACGACTCACCAGGGACCATCCTCTCTTGGCTGACAATCATGCCTGTCCCCTGGTATCTCTTGAGCAATTGAACTCAAGGCTAAGCTGCCGGGGTTCTTATACCTGTGTGGAACACCTGGGAGGCAGAAGCGAGGCAGGTCTCCTTTGCTGTTGTTTTAACTCAGGTAGACTTGAGACCACATGTGGATTAGTCTCAGCATCCCTGAGCCTGCAGATTGCAGGGGTTGCAGATCCAGAGCTTTGTGAATCCAGCAAGGTAGGAGCACTGGTGGGCATCTTACTTGTGATGCTTCTCAGTTCACTAAACAGGAAACCTGGATGAGCCAGGAGCTGTCCTTGGGGTTTTATTTGTATCTCTGGGTCAAAATAGAAAAGGTAAATGTGGGGAGACCAGCACAGCCACAGAAACACTGGGATGAGTTTGTTTTGTGGCCATGCATTTCTTTCATGTATGAATTGATAGATCCATCTTGCACACAAAGGAGTGTTGCAGGAAGCCCAGGGCATCTTACAAAGTGCTCTATCAATGGTCAGGTCATTGACTGAACACCTACCCTGAGGTAAGCTCAGTGTAGGCACTGGGATTCAGGGATGGAGAAGACATGGATTTGGTCATGGGGAAGTGGGTTCCTTCAATGTTTATGGAACAGCTACAATGTACCTAGGATTCTGCTGAAACAGGGAAGAAATTATCCCCtgtaattaattcattcattttagccACATTTATTGTACGTTATTTCTTGGCAGGATCCTCAGGAGGCACTGGAGACAGAATGGTGAGCAAGATAtaatccctgccctcaggaagctcaCTGTTCAGTGGGGTAGATGACTACATAAAACAATGATAATTTAGTGTGGCAAGTGCTGTGATCTCAAAATGCCCTGAGAAAAGAAGGGTCACTGATTATTAGGTTTTCTTGATGGTGGTGTTTGAttctttattccaaaaataatCCAGGACAGCACAGAGGACACAAGCTAACTTATACTGCACTGGGGCTGGGAGTACATTTGGGACATCTACCTGTGAGGTAGGTGTTATTATCTCCATGTCACAATGAGGGCATTGTGTTCTGAGAAGCAAAATAACTTTCTAGATTTCCAGTGATACTACGTGAAGAACCCTGGATGGGAACCCAGGAGTCCACGCTCCTAGCAGTGCTTTCTTTCATGAACAGCCtcttggtaaaattcccctactTATCTAAGGAGGTAAGGCTGCTCTCTGGCCCTGctctttgcctctgtggtttaAAATCTATCAGTGATTTCCTTCTGGCTCATGGTCCTGAAGCACCTCACCTTGTCCTAAAAGCTGAAGGAAAGAGCATTGTGGTATGAGAGGAAGTCATCTGACTCCTGATATAGGTCTACTGGGTCTCACTCTATGAGGGGTATTGTTGACACACACAGACCTCAGCCACCTTGAAGAAGTCCGGCATGATAGGGAAGCCTTCACATCAGTCCCTGAGCAGTCACTGTGATGCCCTGAGTGTCTGGAGGGCTCGGCTGTGGAGAAAGACTTGCCAGAGCCTGAGTGGACCCTCACATGGGCTTATTCAGAGCTTTATCATGACTGGGGGGCTCGATTGGAGGAAATGAAGTTACCATTAGGAGAAGAACTTAGCTGGCAATAAGTGAGACCCTTGGGAAGGGACAAGGTAAACCATTCACCATGGATAGAAGGAGAGCATTTGGCGGTGAAACAGAAGAGGGTGATGAGAGTCAACAGAGGTGCAGAGGGATACTCTTCTGAAGACTTTGATGGGGTGCAGAGAGGTTGTGTGAATGCTTTCtgaaaaccaaagccagatatggagagagggaagggggttGAAAGAAATCTGCAGGCAAAAACGAATTAAAACCATTCAGCAGTAACAGAAATGCATCTaaaaaaaatggagatagtaACCTTGTCCTGGTTGCCCCACATGGTTCTTGCAGATCCCAAATGAGACATTAGTCACATAGGTTTTCCTTCCTGGCTCTATTTCCATTAGTGATTTTACTTTCCAGTTGACCAAGATCTCTGGTGATTTCCCATTCTCTCCAAGACAAACTCTGAAGTCCATAACTGTTCTTTATAAACTGGTCCCAGAAAATCTCTCCaggtttttcttttgctattacCACCTTAATCTAGCCACCCCACAATGAATTTTCATTGTGTTGGACTTCCTCTTCCACCTTCTTGGAATGTTCTTCTCTTCTACACATAACTCCTACTCCTCTTTTTATATCCAGCTCACCAACTTCCCACATGTCCCAGGGTTTATTACTTATGTTACCCACTCATGTTAATGAAGAGTCttgttttttatcctttcagATCACCCCACCCAACTTACTGTCTGTTGGTGGTGACTTAATGACTAAATCACATAATGTCACTGAATTCATTTTTCTGGGACTTTCTCACAATCAGGAGGTGCAGAGAGTTTGCTTTGTGATATTTCTGCCCTTGTACATGGCAACTGTGGTGGGGAATTTCCTCGTTGTGCTCACTGTGATGACCAGCAGAAGTCTTGgttcccccatgtacttcttcctcagctACCTGTCCTTCGTGGAGATATGCTACTCTTCTACGACAGCCCCCAAACTCATCTCTGATTTGCTGACTGATCAGAAATCTATATCTCTGTGGGGCTGTCTGACAcagcttttcttctttcacttctttggtgGTACTGAGATGTTCCTACTCAccatgatggcctatgaccgctatgtggccatctgcaagcCCCTCAACTACACCACCATCATGACCCAGCAGCTGTGTGCTGTCCTGGTGGGAATCGCATGGATGGGGGGCTTTGTACATTCTTTTGCCCAAATCCTTCTCACCTTTCATTTGCCCTTTTGTGGCCCCAATGTGATTGACCACTATTTCTGTGACGTGCTTCCACTGCTCAAACTTGCTTGCTCTGACACCTTCCTCATTGGTCTGCTGGTTGTTGCCAATGGAGGCACCCTGTCTGTCATCAGCTTTGTGGTCCTCCTAGTCTCCTATGCAGTGATCTTGCCCCATCTAAGGAACCAGAGCTCTGAAGGGCGGCGCAAGGCCCTCTCCACCTGTGTGTCCCACATCACTGTGGTTGTCTTGTTCTTTGGGCCCATCATCTTCATCTATCTGAGGACTTCTGCCACTCTGACTGTGGACAAGATAGTGGCCGTGTTCTACACGATGGTCACTCCCCTCCTCAGCCCTGTCATCTACACCCTGAGAAATGCTGAGGTGAAAAAGGCAATGAAAAGGCTGTGGATCAGGACAATGAGAAGAGATGAGGCATAGGGGCTGAGTAGCGGATCCTTGAATTTAGAATGGGGCTGTGTTCAAATCAAATACCTGAGAGAATCATATGGGATGAAGGACATTTCACAGCATGTTAGTTATACAGTTATTCTAACTGGTACCCATCTCCAAAAATTTCAGTTTAAATACATGtaaaagattttctcttttggctttataataataTTACAagccttttttctatttttagatgtttaggttgtttccaattcttATTACTATAAATAATATTGTGGTCAATATTTTTTCTGTGAGAGTGATTTTGACAGCATGGAACACTGTCATTAAACACATTTTATGAGAAATAGTATGTTTACCTAGTGTCAAAGTATCTCCCCACAAAATGCTTatcaattataattttataaaaataaattataattttataaaatgttacttTGAAATGGAGAAACCTGGAAAATACCCCCTTAAACAattgatcaaagttaacatcccCATAATGGGACATATTGATGTCGTTTGCTTCCTTATATGGTGCACTTGAGAAGCGCACAATATCGTATCTCTGGTATTTTTAACATATCTGAGTCTAATCAcataaaaaacacacagaaaggaTGTAAAACCAAAAACATTCTAGAAAATTACTTACTTGTACTCTTCAGAAGTGTGAAagtcatgaaagaaaaagaaagaatgaggaactgTTCAAGATTGAAgcagattaaaaatacatgataaataaatgcaacacgtgatcctggactggatcctgGACTAGATCAAGGACATTAGTGGCACAAAAGGTCTGCAGATTAGATAATAGAATTATGTCTAACTTCTTGATCTGATAACTGTACTGAGGGCAGGTCTGAAAATGAATTTGGTTTTAGGAATTACTCACTGAAGTATCTAGAGGTAAAGAAGCATTTGTCTCTGCAACTGATTCTCAATCAATTCAGAGGAAGTATCTGTCCatatgtctgtctatctatctatctactgagagaatgaatgataaagaaaatgtggcaaaatattaacatttgagGAACTGAATTAAGGGTATACAGTAATTATCTGTAGTGTTATTTCAAATTTCATAGACATCTTGCTattgtttaatttgcattttttcctctttttttatgtGAGAATGGATGTTTTCATGTGTAATTGACCTTAAGTCATTTTACAACCTTTTCAATGTttaaatgcatttcatttttacATAGTAAAATCTATCAGTTTTGCTTATTGATTTCTTCCATTGCTTTTGTGTCTAGAATATCCTAAACCATTAGTTAAATaagtttttttagttttaaaaattacttaaatttttatatcattttgtgAACAATGCATAATAAGAtttcaaaaaacaacaaaataaaaagtacatgGTGAAAAGTTCTGTTCCCTTCTTTCCTTATTCCTTACATCCCATCGCCCATTATCCCAACAGATAaacaattttcttaatttctgttttcctttcagagtTTCCTTAAGCAAATATAAGCCTGTCTGTGTATGTGTCTGCATATATAACTACTAAAGACCACAAAAGAAGAGTTTAACAAATGGAAACATATGTCATTTTTCACACTGAAAAGACTCAACATCACTAAGATGTTAAttcattctaaataaatttataaatataaggtgacttcaataaaaataatagcagattttttgggggggataAGGGATCAAGGACAgatttaaaactaattttaaagttTGTGTGGAAAGACGGTAGCCAGGGGAActttgaaaatgaagagaaatgagaagaaaccAGCCCACCAGATAACAAACATGCcataaaacttcaaaaataagaaacaatggGGTCTCAGCTATTCCAGAAACCATAAAGGCTGATGATGATAATTAACTACATAACATACAAAACATGTATCTGTCAAAAAACATCACTAACAAAGTCAAGGGACAAATGAAAACCTGGGGAGGGGAGATATTTACAAATTCATATCAGAAAGAACTCATCTTTGTACATAATTACTTCTTAGAACATAATAAAAAGAACCAAAACACAAATATGGGAAAATTTAGGAACAGAGGTCACGGAAAATacaaatttcttcaaatatacaaaaagatgtCCGACCTCACCCAAAATAATGGAAATTATAcccaacataaactttcccatctctagCACTCCCAAGCAAATccttcagtgggattaatcacattcacaacgtTCTGCTACCCTCACCATCATAcattaccagaactttctttctacacccattatgcattaacaccCACCCCTTCTCCCCCAGCCCAGTATCCTGtacactattttctttttctatgagtttccatattctagctatttcatataagtggaatcatacaatatctatcctttttGCCTGAATTATTCGCTCAATAGACTGTATCAAGCTTCATCC
This genomic stretch from Choloepus didactylus isolate mChoDid1 chromosome 6, mChoDid1.pri, whole genome shotgun sequence harbors:
- the LOC119536886 gene encoding olfactory receptor 4X2-like — protein: MTKSHNVTEFIFLGLSHNQEVQRVCFVIFLPLYMATVVGNFLVVLTVMTSRSLGSPMYFFLSYLSFVEICYSSTTAPKLISDLLTDQKSISLWGCLTQLFFFHFFGGTEMFLLTMMAYDRYVAICKPLNYTTIMTQQLCAVLVGIAWMGGFVHSFAQILLTFHLPFCGPNVIDHYFCDVLPLLKLACSDTFLIGLLVVANGGTLSVISFVVLLVSYAVILPHLRNQSSEGRRKALSTCVSHITVVVLFFGPIIFIYLRTSATLTVDKIVAVFYTMVTPLLSPVIYTLRNAEVKKAMKRLWIRTMRRDEA